The following coding sequences lie in one Gorilla gorilla gorilla isolate KB3781 chromosome 5, NHGRI_mGorGor1-v2.1_pri, whole genome shotgun sequence genomic window:
- the LOC129534457 gene encoding HLA class II histocompatibility antigen, DP alpha 1 chain-like — translation MFEFDEEEQFYVNLDEKEMVWLLPEFIHTFDFGAQRGVAGIVMAPWVLSPFGAPTEVTVFPKEPVELGQPNTLVCHVDKFFPPVLNIMWLHSGEPVIEGIAETIFLPSNKLRFHRFHYLTLVPMAEDTCDLQGEHQPLLRHWGMERPPSAITALAPPLFPGPIAPQHLPSSIPCFMVTLSKFHHLMVSNTQHLPHPRPAPALCTL, via the exons ATGTTTGAATTTGATGAGGAGGAGCAGTTCTACGTGAACCTGGATGAGAAGGAGATGGTCTGGCTTCTACCAGAGTTTATTCACACCTTTGACTTTGGTGCTCAGAGAGGTGTTGCTGGCATCGTCATG GCTCCTTGGGTTCTATCCCCTTTTGGAGCCCCCACCGAGGTGACCGTCTTTCCCAAGGAGCCTGTGGAGCTGGGCCAGCCCAACACCCTCGTCTGCCATGTTGACAAGTTCTTCCCACCAGTGCTGAACATCATGTGGCTGCACAGTGGGGAGCCAGTCATTGAGGGTATTGCAGAGACCATCTTCCTGCCCAGCAACAAACTCAGATTCCACAGGTTCCACTACCTGACCCTCGTTCCCATGGCCGAGGACACCTGTGACCTCCAGGGGGAGCACCAGCCTCTCCTCAGGCACTGGGGTATGGAGCGCCCTCCCTCTGCCATCACGGCCTTGGCACCACCTTTATTTCCTGGACCCATCGCCCCTCAGCACCTGCCTTCCTCAATCCCATGTTTTATGGTCACTTTATCCAAATTTCACCATCTCATGGTTTCGAATACCCAACACCTCCCACACCCAAGGCCAGCCCCTGCTCTCTGTACCTTATAA